The following is a genomic window from Hymenobacter chitinivorans DSM 11115.
GCGCGGGCCTGCTGCTGGGTCTGGGCAGCTGGGGCGTGGTAGAAAGCAGCGAGGCCCGCTACGCCGAAATCAGCCGGGAAATGCTGGCCGCCGGCGACTGGCTGCACCCGCGCCTGCTCGGCATCCAGCACTTTCACAAGCCCCCGGTAACCTACTGGCTGACGGCGGCCGGTATTGCTGCCTTGGGCCCCACGGCCCTGGGCGTACGGGTGCCGGCCGTGCTGGCCGTGCTGGCCCAGGTGGTGCTGGTATTCGGGCTGGGCAAGCTGCTGTTTAAGGGCGATGCCCGCCACGCCCTGGCCGCGGCCATTCTCTACGGTACCTTCCCGGTGGTGCTGATTTCGGCCCTCAACGTCACCACCGACGCCTATCTGATGCTCTGGGAGCTGGTGGCGGCCTACGGCATATTGCGCTATTTGCACCAGGGCGGCTGGCGGTGGTTCTACCTATTTTGGCTGGGCCTGGGCCTGGCGTTTCTCACCAAGGGCCCCGTGGGCGCGGTGCTGCCGCTGATGGTGGTGGCCGCTCATTACTTCCGCCAAGCCCAGCCCCGGCGCCCGTTTACGGTGCACCACCTGCTGGGCCTGGGCCTGCTGCTGGGCATCGGCCTGAGTTGGTACCTGTACCTGGTGGCCGAGAATAAGGCCTTCCTCGACTATTTTCTGTGGAAGCAAACGGCCGAGCGGTTTGCCAACGCCGACGCTTTCAAGCGGGCCAAGCCGTGGTGGTTTTACCTGGTGCTGGTGCCCGTGGGCAGTTTGCCGTGGGTGGTGGCGCTGCTGGTGCAGGCCGGGCGCACGCGCTGGGCGGCCGTGCCCCGACAGTGGCGCAACGTGCTGGTTTTCTGGGTGCTGGTGCCGCTGCTGTTTTTCTCCCTGGCCAAGTCCAAACTGCTGCTCTACCTGCTGCCCATCTTCCCCGGCCTGGCCTTGCTCACGGTGTACTACCTGGGCCAGCTCACCGATGCCGCCCTCTACCGCTGGTACGTGGTGATGAGCGGGGTGCTGGCCCTACTCATGGCCGGGCTCTGCCTGTTGCCGGCGTTAGCGGGGGCGCTGGGCATACACCTGGAAATCAGTCCGCTGACTTCCCTGTGGCCGGCCGCGGGCATTGTGGCTCTGGTGCTGCAGCAAATGCTCTGGACCCAGGTGCGGGTGGCGCCCCGGCTGCTGGCCCTGACGGTCATTTTCACCCTCACGCTGCTGCTTACGGCCAAGCCCTTGCTCCACCAGAATCAGCTGGTAGCCAGCAGCACCCGGCCCCTGGCCCAGTGGCTGCAGCAGCGCCACCTCGACCAGGGCCTGGTGCTGGTCTACGACGAAATGCTGCCTTCCCTCTCGTTCGAGCTCAACAAAACGCTCATCACCCTGCAGCACGACAACGACGATATTAAGCGCGAAACCCAGTTTGAGGCCGACAAAAACTGGCAGAAATTGCTGGTCGATATGAACGACCCGGCCCAGCAAGCCTACCTCAAAAGCCTGCTGGCCCGGCATCCCGTCCTGATTGTCAAAGGTGAGTTGGAAGACTTCTGGGGCTGGATGCTGCCCTATTTTCCCCAGCAGGAGCACCTCGGCCCCTGGACGATTTACTACGGCGGCTGGCAATAAGGGAAGGTGAGACGCCGTTGTTTCTTCTGGCATCCTGAGTGCAGCGCAGCGGAGGGAAGGACTTGCCTCATTTGAGTGACAAGGCGCATTAAACGCAAAAAGCCCTTTACCACGCGTGGTAAAGGGCTTTTTGCGTTGGCACAAACCGTAATGGGCTAGGGGAAGAAGGTCCTTCGCAAGCTCAGGATGATAGGCCTGAAAAGACCCACATACCGCTCCTCAAAACCTAGCCTACGTACACTGCCTCGGCTTTTTCGCGCAGGTTGTAGTTGGAGGCCATAACCTCACCGTAGGCGCCGGCCGAGCGAATCACAACCAGGTCGCCGCGCTGGGTTTCGGGCATGGCCACTTCCCGCCCAAAGGTGTCGGACGACTCGCAGATGGGGCCCACCACGTCGTAGAGCTGCTTGGAGCCCTGGCTGGTCACGTTCTGAATCTGGTGGTAGCTACCGTACAGGGCCGGCCGGATCAGCTCGGTCATGCCCGCGTCCAGGATGGCGAAATTGGTTTGCTGGCTGCGCTTCACGTACAGCACCCGGCTCACCAGGGCCCCGCACTGGGCCACGATGGAGCGGCCCAGCTCCACGTGCACCTGCTGACCCGGCCGGCGCACGAGGTGCTGCTCAAACATGCGGAAGTAGGCCTCAAAATCGGGAATGGCCTGGCTGTCGGGGTTGTGGTAATCAATGCCCAAACCGCCGCCCACGTTGAGGTGGGGCAACGTATGGCCCCGGTCTTCGAGCCAGGTTTGCAGCTCATTCAGCTTGCGGCTCAGCTCCCCAAACACGCTCAAATTTGTAATCTGGGAGCCAATGTGGGCGTGCAAACCCACCAGTTCCAGATTCGGTAAGGTGCCGAGCTGGTCGATAACGCCGCCCAAATCGTTGAGGCCGATGCCGAACTTGTTGGCTTCCAGGCCGGTGGTAATGTAGTGGTGGGTGTGGGCATCCACGTTGGGGTTGATGCGCAGCGCCACCCGGGTCCGGCGGCCCTGGGCCCCGGCCAGCTCGTTGAGCACGGCCAGCTCTTCCACCGACTCGGCATTGAAGCACCAGATGTCGGCGGCCAGGGCCAGGTTGATTTCCGCATCCGACTTGCCCACGCCGGCAAACACCACGTCCTGGGGCGCAAAGCCAGTGTCCAGGGCGCGCTGCACTTCGGGGCCGCTCACGCAGTCGGCGCCCAGGCCGTGCTGGCGGATGCGCGCCAGAATCGGAGCGTTGGCATTGGCCTTTAGGGCGTAGTGCACGTGAATGTCGCGGGGGCGGGCGGCCTGCTGCACCGCCGCGAGGGTGCGGTCCAGCAAGGCCAGGTCGTAGAGGTAAAAGGGCGTCGGCCGGGACGCGGCATCGGCCGGGAGGGCAAAACTCATGTAGGGAATCTTAAAAAAAGCCACTGCGAAACCCGGCGGCTTACCACCGCGGGCCACTGCGTGAAAAACTATTGAACCACGGCCCGCGGCTGAAACAACCCTTCATTCAGGGCCTGCAGCGCGCGGGTTTTGTTGCTGCTGTGGATCAGAATGCTGATGTTGTTGGGCGAGCCGCCGTAGGAAATCATGCGCAGCGGAATGTCCTTCAAGGCGTTAAAGACCAGCCAGGCCGAGCCGTTGTTTTCCTGAATCAGGTTGCCGACCAGACACACAATGGTCTGCTCCTCGTCTACTTCCACGCTGCCAAAGCGGCCCAGCTCCTCCAGGATTTCGGCCAGGTGGGTCGAGTCGTCGATGGTGAGCGACACGGCCACTTCCGAGGTGGTAATCATGTCGATAGGCGTGCGGTACCGCTCGAAGACTTCGAATACGCTGCGCAAAAAGCCGTGGGCCAGCAGCATCCGGCTCGACTTAATCTTGATGGCCACCAGCCCGTCCTTGGCCGCCACGGCCTTGATGGCCTCGTCGCCGGTGCGGGTCGAAATCAGCGTGCCGGGCGCTTCGGGCTGCATCGTGTTGAGCAACCGCACCGGGATGCCGTGCTTGGCGGCGGGCAAAATGGAGCTCGGGTGCAGAATCTTGGCCCCGAAATAGGCCAGCTCGGCCGCCTCGTCGAACGACAGTTCCCGAATTGGGTAGGTGCCCTGTACCACCCGCGGGTCGTTGTTGTGCAGCCCGTCGATATCGGTCCAGATCTGGATTTCCTCGGCGTGAGCGGCGGCCCCAATCAGCGAGGCGGAGTAGTCGGAGCCCCCGCGCTTAAGGTTGTCGATGTCGCCGTTGGCGTTGCGGCAGATGTAGCCCTGGGTAATAAAGAGCTGCTGCCCGGCGTGCGGGGCCAGGGTTTGGGCCAGGTGAGCCTCGATGTAGTCGGCGTCGGGCTCGTCGTTTTTGTCGAGCCGCATGAAGTCCAGCGCCGGCAGTAGCACGGCCTCTTCGCCCAGCACGCGGGTGTAGTAGCGGTGAAACAGCAGCGTGCTCAACAGCTCGCCCTGGGCCAGAATCACCCGCTCGCCGGAAGCCGACAACGGGTGGCGGGTCAGGTTGAAGATGGTTTTGAAGGCGGAGTCGAGGTGGCCGATGGCCTCGTTGGCCACTTCGGGCTCGGGCAGCAGCTCC
Proteins encoded in this region:
- a CDS encoding glycosyltransferase family 39 protein is translated as MPALLSSRTWLWLFVVALGAGLLLGLGSWGVVESSEARYAEISREMLAAGDWLHPRLLGIQHFHKPPVTYWLTAAGIAALGPTALGVRVPAVLAVLAQVVLVFGLGKLLFKGDARHALAAAILYGTFPVVLISALNVTTDAYLMLWELVAAYGILRYLHQGGWRWFYLFWLGLGLAFLTKGPVGAVLPLMVVAAHYFRQAQPRRPFTVHHLLGLGLLLGIGLSWYLYLVAENKAFLDYFLWKQTAERFANADAFKRAKPWWFYLVLVPVGSLPWVVALLVQAGRTRWAAVPRQWRNVLVFWVLVPLLFFSLAKSKLLLYLLPIFPGLALLTVYYLGQLTDAALYRWYVVMSGVLALLMAGLCLLPALAGALGIHLEISPLTSLWPAAGIVALVLQQMLWTQVRVAPRLLALTVIFTLTLLLTAKPLLHQNQLVASSTRPLAQWLQQRHLDQGLVLVYDEMLPSLSFELNKTLITLQHDNDDIKRETQFEADKNWQKLLVDMNDPAQQAYLKSLLARHPVLIVKGELEDFWGWMLPYFPQQEHLGPWTIYYGGWQ
- the lysA gene encoding diaminopimelate decarboxylase — encoded protein: MSFALPADAASRPTPFYLYDLALLDRTLAAVQQAARPRDIHVHYALKANANAPILARIRQHGLGADCVSGPEVQRALDTGFAPQDVVFAGVGKSDAEINLALAADIWCFNAESVEELAVLNELAGAQGRRTRVALRINPNVDAHTHHYITTGLEANKFGIGLNDLGGVIDQLGTLPNLELVGLHAHIGSQITNLSVFGELSRKLNELQTWLEDRGHTLPHLNVGGGLGIDYHNPDSQAIPDFEAYFRMFEQHLVRRPGQQVHVELGRSIVAQCGALVSRVLYVKRSQQTNFAILDAGMTELIRPALYGSYHQIQNVTSQGSKQLYDVVGPICESSDTFGREVAMPETQRGDLVVIRSAGAYGEVMASNYNLREKAEAVYVG
- a CDS encoding aspartate kinase, giving the protein MKVLKFGGTSVGSAERMRALPALIRGSEPRIVVLSAMSGTTNALVNIAKLLYEGETTAATYQTEILRQHYLIVARELLPEPEVANEAIGHLDSAFKTIFNLTRHPLSASGERVILAQGELLSTLLFHRYYTRVLGEEAVLLPALDFMRLDKNDEPDADYIEAHLAQTLAPHAGQQLFITQGYICRNANGDIDNLKRGGSDYSASLIGAAAHAEEIQIWTDIDGLHNNDPRVVQGTYPIRELSFDEAAELAYFGAKILHPSSILPAAKHGIPVRLLNTMQPEAPGTLISTRTGDEAIKAVAAKDGLVAIKIKSSRMLLAHGFLRSVFEVFERYRTPIDMITTSEVAVSLTIDDSTHLAEILEELGRFGSVEVDEEQTIVCLVGNLIQENNGSAWLVFNALKDIPLRMISYGGSPNNISILIHSSNKTRALQALNEGLFQPRAVVQ